GTGCAGGAGCACACCATCGTTGGAATCGATGATCTGCACATCTTGGACTCCTCGCAGGTCGCGCGGAATCTGGCCAGTGGCGGTAGCAAGACTGGTAATTCCCAAGGCGCGGTAACCGCTGTAGGCGTTCCAGCGCTGGTTGAACTGATAATTGAATCCAACGTTGAGTTCGGCCATCAGCGCAACATCGGTTTTGTTGGAAGTCACGTCGAATTCCGCGCCGTTGTTTGGACCGTTATTGACAAACGCGGTGCCGTCGATGTTGTAGATGCGCGAGCGGTGGTTGATCACGTTGGCATACACGCCAACCTTGGTTCCCACCGAGAAGCTCAAGCAATTGTTGAGGAAGTACTGGCCGTTACCGATTATTTGTGCACCGATCAAGTTGTTGTCGACATCCACATCGTAGTTAATCTGGTTGGTGCTGTCGTCGAAGACGATTCCAGTGCCGTTTTCCTTGGCCGAGAATTGCAACTTCTCGTCCACACGGAAATACCGCCCACCGAAGCCCCAGTTGTAGGTGATCCGCGAGCGGCAACCGACAGCACTGCACCCCGTGTAGTTCCAGACGTTGAATTCAACATTATGAATATCAAAGTCGCGGCGAAGACGATGGGCGTCGGCATTGTCGACCCAGTCACCGACGACCGTTGGAACTCCACCAACGTTGATCGACAGTTGGTCGAAGTTCAGGATCGCATTCAGCGCACCGTTGACGTTCACGTCGATCAGGACGGATTCCTGTTGGAATGGAAAAATTCCCCAATAGACGATTTCCCAAGCATTTTGACCAAGATTGAAAAAGTGACCAATGCGGGCTTCGAAGCCACCCACCCATTCCATTTCCACTTCTTGCACGTCCAGCAGTTGAATGTGCTCGGCCGCATCGCCGAAGCGCTGCGAGTTACCCTATCGCCGTCTGAATCGGCTCGGCTCGATCGCCAACCAACCCAAAGCATCGAGGCTTATAATTTCTATCTCAAGGGGTACCATTTCTGGAACAAGCGAACGGGACGCGATCTGCGTCTTGCAAAGAATTTCTTTCAGCAGGCCATCAATGCCGATCCCCTCTACGCCCAGGCATATGTGGGGCTGGCCGATACCTATAACCTCATGGATCAATACTCCAATGTATCCAGGGATGAAGCATTCCCGAAAGCAAAGGGGGCCGCGCTAAAAGCATTGGCGATTGACCCTGGCCTCGCAAAGGCTCACACATCCCTGGCCTATGTGTTGCAAAATTATGCCTGGGACTTCGCCGAAGCGGAGCGTGAGTACCTGATCGCGTTAGAGCTGAACCCCAATTACGCCACGGGCCAGCAATGGTATGCTGAGCTCCTTGCGTTTCTGGGAAGGTTTGACGAGGCTATCCCTCATATTAATGCTGCCCATGAACTGGATCCTCTCTCGCCCATAATCGCCGCGGTGAGATCTTGGATTTACTACTGCGATGAGCAGTACGTGACTGCCAGACAGCAGTTCGAGAGTGCATTGGACTTGCATCCCGGCTTTCCTCTGGCTACCGGTCTGCTCACGCTTCAGATGTTACAGACTGGACAGATTGAGGAATGGCTAGACTTGCTGGCGGAAGATCACTCCCGGTACGGCCCGACTCTGAAACAGGCCGCTGAGTTACGTCTGATCTGGGAACAGTATGGACTGGAGGCTCTAATCCTGGAGACCGGCTTAGCCTCCAAAGTATTTAACGCAGAGGGCTCCAATCTATTCGCAAAAAGTGTGGCCAGAATAATTGCCCAGGACGCTGAAGGTCTGCTGGCCCAACTCGAGGAAGGGTTCGAGGCACGGCTATTTTCCATACTCTTCCTGGCCGAAGCCGACCCCGGGGTACGGGCACTTATGGCCGATGATCCCAAGTATCGTGAACTCCTTACCCGCATGGGGCTGGATTAACACCCGGCCAGCCCACACCTTTGCAAACGGTGCCCGGAAACGAGGCCGGCTATACTAGAGCGGTGATACTGAATATCTTTGACCTCCCAGGGCCGGGAGTCTACGCATCTGGTGAAGGAGCGGCAGCAGGCCGGGTACCACCCAGTGATCTGCAAGGGCGAGGATCAGGCAGGGTGGGAGGTACCCACTCATACCTGCATCGCTCGCCTGGTTACGCCTCGATAGACCAAGTCCATCAAACGGTGCTGCTCAGGTAGCTGATGTTGGAGAGCCGGCAAGGAGGCCACCCATGGCACGACGCATAAGCGGGACGTTCGAGGACCCCGATCACGTTGAGACGATTGCCGAGGTTCATACGGAAACCCTGGAAATTGGTGACATGACCATCGGACGAATTGTCACCCCGCCTGGCTGGCGGTGGTCCACCCACATCCGCC
This Candidatus Neomarinimicrobiota bacterium DNA region includes the following protein-coding sequences:
- a CDS encoding BBP7 family outer membrane beta-barrel protein, with amino-acid sequence MQEVEMEWVGGFEARIGHFFNLGQNAWEIVYWGIFPFQQESVLIDVNVNGALNAILNFDQLSINVGGVPTVVGDWVDNADAHRLRRDFDIHNVEFNVWNYTGCSAVGCRSRITYNWGFGGRYFRVDEKLQFSAKENGTGIVFDDSTNQINYDVDVDNNLIGAQIIGNGQYFLNNCLSFSVGTKVGVYANVINHRSRIYNIDGTAFVNNGPNNGAEFDVTSNKTDVALMAELNVGFNYQFNQRWNAYSGYRALGITSLATATGQIPRDLRGVQDVQIIDSNDGVLLH